The Paramagnetospirillum magnetotacticum MS-1 region ATGGCTAAGCCTCCGTCATTGTGACGCCCAAAGCCGCACAGGCTTGAGCATAGCGGTGTTGGCGGTCTTCGATGCCGATCAGGCCACCATTGATGCGGCGGGTGATCGAGATGACGTCGCCTTGATCGGCAAAGGCATTGAGGTTGTTCCTGCGCCAGAACCATCCTGCTGACCGAGCCGCGAGGACGGGCTGTTCCAGCAATTCCGGCTGGCCGATGAGATCGGCACCAAGGGCAAGGCAGGCCGCCGTGTAATTGGATCGCCCAGTCAACTGGATCAGGCCGCGGCCCCGATAGCGCCAACCGTCGCCACTGGCCTCATCGCCATTGCCCATGCGGTCGGCATAGACCCGAGCCCCAATGCGATCGGGATGGTGAGCGAAGGCCGCCGCCTGGGTGGCATCAAAATGGCGAGGAAAGACCCGCAGCAGAGCCCCGGCGGAATAATTCAGGTTCTCGACCCTGCAAGCGAGGTCGTCGCTCTCATGGGCGATTTGGGCGAGGAATGCCGCCAGCCTGATGGAGCTATCGATCCCCCACTCCGCGCAGGCATGGACAAGGGGAGCTAGAAACAGGTCGAGATCGACCGAGGACGCCCCCGGAATGGAGGCGCGAAGAATTTCGCGGGTCAGCATGGCTGCCGGCTCCTAATTGATGTGAACGCGGGAATCCTCTGCGACGGCGGAGATTTCCACCTGCTCGGCACGGGGGCGAATGGCAATGATGCGGGCGGTCTGCGCCCAAGCCTGGCCGGGACCGAAACTGAAATACGTCCGCTCCTCGGAGCCGCCGGTATAGGGCGTGACGGTCAGGGGATCGAGGACGCGCACCAATGTGGCTTCGCCCGGCACAGCCTGGACCCGGAACGGGCCCGCCAAACCGCCGTCACGGCGGCGAAGGGCAAGGTAGTGAGTGGCCCCGTCTACACAGACCAAGGGCTCGGACAACACCAACACGTCGCCCTGGCAACCAATCACCTCGCCGCCCTGCCCCCAGCGGGGCATGTCGTGGGTGATGGCAACCAGATCGCCGTAGGTGGGGATCATGCCTTCCAATTCGGTGCGGAAGGTGATCAGACGGCGGCGGTAGCGATTGTTGGCGGCAATGTAGAGACCTTCCCGTTGGGCATGTTCCTTGGCGGTGCAGCCGAACA contains the following coding sequences:
- a CDS encoding glycoside hydrolase family 19 protein gives rise to the protein MLTREILRASIPGASSVDLDLFLAPLVHACAEWGIDSSIRLAAFLAQIAHESDDLACRVENLNYSAGALLRVFPRHFDATQAAAFAHHPDRIGARVYADRMGNGDEASGDGWRYRGRGLIQLTGRSNYTAACLALGADLIGQPELLEQPVLAARSAGWFWRRNNLNAFADQGDVISITRRINGGLIGIEDRQHRYAQACAALGVTMTEA